Proteins from a genomic interval of Sulfurospirillum oryzae:
- the aroB gene encoding 3-dehydroquinate synthase, producing MQVNVVLSEPASKNYSVYIDTLEKLHFDTKVLIVTNTTVAALHLENLTSRIEAKELHTVILPDGEMYKNFDSLNLILNACFEHRLDRKSLLIAFGGGVVGDMTGFAASIYQRGIDFIQIPTTLLAQVDASVGGKTGINNSYGKNLIGSFWQPRAVYCESKFLKTLPKREFSAGVAEIIKMAVTFDKAFFEWLETHDLHDEKNLKIAIHKSISIKADVVSQDETEKGIRAVLNYGHTFAHVIENQTKYSTYLHGEAVAIGIVKANALAQKLGLLRKDEAKRVQALLEKYNLPTHYHIDSLEAFYDAFFLDKKSANDKITFILAKEIGGNEMRKDIPKEVVLEALGDANV from the coding sequence ATGCAAGTGAATGTTGTTTTAAGCGAACCCGCTTCAAAAAATTACAGTGTTTATATTGATACATTAGAAAAACTGCACTTTGACACAAAAGTTTTGATCGTCACCAACACTACGGTGGCAGCTTTACACTTAGAAAATCTCACATCACGCATAGAAGCAAAAGAACTTCATACAGTCATCTTGCCTGATGGTGAAATGTATAAAAATTTTGACAGCCTAAACCTCATTTTAAACGCCTGTTTTGAGCATCGACTTGACCGCAAATCACTTTTGATTGCTTTTGGTGGTGGCGTCGTGGGCGATATGACAGGCTTTGCTGCTTCCATTTACCAACGCGGGATTGATTTTATTCAAATTCCAACAACCCTTTTGGCACAAGTGGATGCCAGTGTCGGTGGAAAGACGGGCATTAACAACAGTTATGGCAAAAATCTCATTGGCTCATTTTGGCAACCTCGCGCGGTTTACTGTGAAAGTAAATTTCTCAAAACATTACCCAAGCGTGAATTTTCAGCAGGCGTTGCTGAGATCATCAAAATGGCAGTCACTTTTGATAAAGCCTTTTTTGAGTGGCTTGAAACGCATGATCTTCACGATGAAAAGAACCTCAAAATCGCCATTCATAAAAGCATCTCCATTAAAGCCGATGTCGTTTCGCAAGATGAAACAGAGAAGGGTATACGCGCCGTTTTAAATTACGGACATACCTTCGCACACGTCATCGAAAACCAAACAAAATACAGCACTTACTTGCACGGTGAAGCTGTAGCCATAGGCATAGTCAAGGCAAATGCTTTGGCTCAAAAATTAGGGCTTTTAAGGAAAGATGAGGCTAAAAGAGTTCAAGCTCTTTTGGAAAAGTATAACCTTCCAACACACTACCATATCGACTCGCTCGAAGCTTTTTACGATGCTTTTTTCTTAGATAAAAAAAGTGCCAATGACAAAATCACTTTTATCTTGGCAAAAGAAATTGGTGGCAATGAAATGCGTAAAGATATTCCAAAAGAGGTCGTTTTGGAAGCTTTAGGAGACGCCAATGTTTAA
- a CDS encoding mechanosensitive ion channel domain-containing protein codes for MFKKILWLIFLTCNLLLAETNSASKLEDSIKTDALRQKVTTIDETIQDNLWYKRYGNYLSYQKLIEELSTVDAEVKKLRNAKDKVSVEKRERLSSKQESLEKQIELLQEYKNSPFSKMVESTDLETYPKITNPFGIISALSYIKKIKQDSMDYKARIDRLDILINKLKEKLSLLEEIYQIEPIMTNEDLVYEAQKELNAFIAAQEVASTSYSLHVKKVEEASIRITQDITLQMKRAFNIGIFIVVVIVITLLLKFVAKRYIKDNERFYTANKIINFANVTLILLILLFSYIENVSYLVTVLGFASAGIAIAMKDWFMSILGWMVIIFGGSFHVGDRIKVKKDGLSYVGDIVDISLLRMTVFEDITLTSYVENIRAGRIFFVPNNLIFSSVISNYTHGTMRTVWDGINIYITFESNHKKAVHIAREITKKYSKGYTDIARKQLNLLRNQYSLKNTNVEPRVFSFVEPQGFCISTWYMTNSYAALTLRGTIGCEIIDAFNQEDDITIAYQTHNINVGKQQKPSMPSDETKNFDEKSLF; via the coding sequence ATGTTTAAAAAAATTCTTTGGCTTATCTTTCTTACATGTAATCTTCTTTTAGCAGAAACCAACAGTGCTTCTAAGCTTGAAGATTCTATTAAAACCGATGCGCTTCGCCAAAAAGTTACCACCATTGACGAAACCATTCAAGACAACTTGTGGTACAAGCGTTATGGCAATTATCTCAGCTATCAAAAACTGATTGAAGAGCTCTCTACGGTTGATGCGGAAGTTAAAAAACTTAGAAATGCCAAAGATAAAGTCTCTGTTGAAAAGCGCGAAAGACTCTCAAGCAAACAAGAATCACTTGAGAAACAAATCGAGCTATTGCAAGAGTACAAAAACTCGCCTTTTAGCAAGATGGTTGAGTCAACCGATTTAGAGACATACCCTAAAATTACCAACCCGTTTGGCATTATTTCAGCACTTTCATACATCAAAAAAATCAAACAAGACAGTATGGATTATAAAGCGCGCATTGATCGCTTGGACATTTTAATCAACAAACTAAAAGAAAAACTCTCCTTGCTTGAGGAAATTTATCAGATTGAGCCGATTATGACCAACGAAGATTTGGTCTATGAAGCGCAAAAAGAACTCAACGCTTTTATAGCCGCGCAAGAGGTTGCAAGTACGAGTTACTCTTTACATGTAAAAAAAGTGGAAGAGGCGAGTATTCGCATTACCCAAGATATTACATTGCAAATGAAACGTGCCTTTAATATTGGTATTTTCATTGTCGTTGTTATTGTCATTACGCTTCTGCTCAAATTTGTTGCCAAGCGTTACATCAAAGATAATGAGCGTTTTTACACCGCCAATAAAATCATCAACTTTGCAAACGTCACGCTTATTTTGCTTATTTTACTTTTCTCCTACATCGAAAACGTCTCCTACCTTGTCACGGTTTTAGGATTTGCTTCTGCGGGTATTGCCATTGCGATGAAAGACTGGTTTATGAGCATTCTTGGTTGGATGGTCATCATTTTCGGTGGAAGCTTTCACGTTGGCGATCGCATCAAAGTCAAAAAAGATGGGCTTTCGTACGTGGGTGACATCGTTGACATCTCTTTGCTTCGTATGACCGTCTTTGAAGATATTACATTAACATCGTATGTTGAGAACATTCGTGCAGGACGTATTTTCTTTGTTCCTAATAACCTTATTTTTTCTTCGGTGATTTCCAACTATACCCACGGCACGATGCGTACCGTTTGGGATGGCATAAACATCTATATTACTTTTGAGTCAAACCATAAAAAAGCGGTGCATATTGCCCGTGAAATTACTAAAAAATACTCAAAAGGCTACACAGACATTGCCCGTAAACAACTCAATTTACTTCGCAATCAGTACAGCCTCAAAAATACTAACGTCGAGCCACGTGTCTTCTCGTTTGTTGAGCCACAGGGTTTTTGTATCAGCACATGGTATATGACCAACTCTTACGCAGCACTTACGCTTCGTGGAACGATTGGCTGTGAGATTATCGATGCGTTTAACCAAGAAGATGACATCACCATTGCATACCAAACACACAATATCAACGTGGGCAAGCAACAAAAACCTTCCATGCCATCCGATGAAACAAAGAATTTTGATGAAAAAAGTCTTTTTTAA